One genomic window of Sardina pilchardus chromosome 15, fSarPil1.1, whole genome shotgun sequence includes the following:
- the bsg gene encoding basigin isoform X2 translates to MRLLLGFVALSLCVYHADATTGATILTSPESVVNQTSATLSCNITNPPSPIKGNHWMKDGTVITKTRSESAGSTTQFTIETIGNTDGGVYTCVFETDPISQSTIEVKTVPHVKAYKDSEHGNENDKGVMACVSHSYPPPTDWMWYMVKEDGSNMAIANGTDRYEIKSQPNKTYLYISTLNMETDMGDYICQGQNELGVASAKIHLRVRSRLAALWPFLGIVAEVIVLVAIIFIYEKKRKPDEITDGSAPLKTNADTNHKDKNVRQRNSN, encoded by the exons GTGCCACTATCTTGACCAGTCCTGAGTCTGTGGTCAACCAGACCAGTGCCACCCTGTCCTGCAACATCACCAACCCACCCTCTCCAATCAAGGGCAACCACTGGATGAAGGATGGCACTGTGATCACGAAGACCAGGTCGGAATCCGCTGGCAGCACCACGCAGTTCAC CATCGAAACCATTGGGAACACTGATGGAGGTGTGTACACCTGCGTCTTTGAGACGGACCCCATTTCCCAGAGCACCATTGAAGTGAAGA CTGTTCCCCATGTGAAGGCCTACAAGGACTCCGAGCATGGCAATGAGAATGATAAAGGAGTGATGGCCTGTGTCAGCCATAGCTACCCCCCACCTACTGACTGGATGTGGTACATGGTCAAGGAAGATGGTAGCAACATG GCAATCGCCAATGGAACCGACCGGTATGAGATCAAGAGCCAGCCCAACAAGACCTATCTGTACATCTCCACACTGAACATGGAGACCGACATGGGCGACTACATTTGCCAGGGCCAGAACGAGCTGGGCGTGGCCTCGGCCAAGATCCACCTGCGCGTGCGTAGCCGCCTGGCTGCCCTGTGGCCCTTCTTGGGCATCGTGGCTGAGGTCATCGTCCTCGTCGCCATCATCTTCATCTACGAGAAGAAGAGAAAGCCCGACGAGATCACCGACG GATCTGCACCATT GAAGACCAATGCTGACACAAACCACAAGGACAAGAACGTCCGGCAAAGGAACTCCAACTGA
- the bsg gene encoding basigin isoform X1 — MRLLLGFVALSLCVYHADATTGATILTSPESVVNQTSATLSCNITNPPSPIKGNHWMKDGTVITKTRSESAGSTTQFTIETIGNTDGGVYTCVFETDPISQSTIEVKTVPHVKAYKDSEHGNENDKGVMACVSHSYPPPTDWMWYMVKEDGSNMAIANGTDRYEIKSQPNKTYLYISTLNMETDMGDYICQGQNELGVASAKIHLRVRSRLAALWPFLGIVAEVIVLVAIIFIYEKKRKPDEITDDDDSGSAPLKTNADTNHKDKNVRQRNSN, encoded by the exons GTGCCACTATCTTGACCAGTCCTGAGTCTGTGGTCAACCAGACCAGTGCCACCCTGTCCTGCAACATCACCAACCCACCCTCTCCAATCAAGGGCAACCACTGGATGAAGGATGGCACTGTGATCACGAAGACCAGGTCGGAATCCGCTGGCAGCACCACGCAGTTCAC CATCGAAACCATTGGGAACACTGATGGAGGTGTGTACACCTGCGTCTTTGAGACGGACCCCATTTCCCAGAGCACCATTGAAGTGAAGA CTGTTCCCCATGTGAAGGCCTACAAGGACTCCGAGCATGGCAATGAGAATGATAAAGGAGTGATGGCCTGTGTCAGCCATAGCTACCCCCCACCTACTGACTGGATGTGGTACATGGTCAAGGAAGATGGTAGCAACATG GCAATCGCCAATGGAACCGACCGGTATGAGATCAAGAGCCAGCCCAACAAGACCTATCTGTACATCTCCACACTGAACATGGAGACCGACATGGGCGACTACATTTGCCAGGGCCAGAACGAGCTGGGCGTGGCCTCGGCCAAGATCCACCTGCGCGTGCGTAGCCGCCTGGCTGCCCTGTGGCCCTTCTTGGGCATCGTGGCTGAGGTCATCGTCCTCGTCGCCATCATCTTCATCTACGAGAAGAAGAGAAAGCCCGACGAGATCACCGACG ATGACGACTCAGGATCTGCACCATT GAAGACCAATGCTGACACAAACCACAAGGACAAGAACGTCCGGCAAAGGAACTCCAACTGA
- the LOC134101663 gene encoding basigin-like produces the protein MGMCCVLWVFGWSLPAGFIKSPLSQMKLIGDSAELHCEVIGNPIPEVQWWFVEGEEPAEIYTQLFDGARDDQVRINATYIHHATSTLYMSNLTLNDTGTYECRASNDPDRNDLRKTPKIKWIRSQANVLVFESE, from the coding sequence ATGGGCATGTGTTGTGTACTGTGGGTGTTTGGGTGGTCACTTCCAGCGGGCTTCATTAAGTCGCCCCTGTCCCAGATGAAATTAATAGGCGATAGTGCGGAGCTGCACTGCGAGGTTATAGGCAACCCCATCCCCGAGGTGCAGTGGTGGTTTGTTGAGGGCGAGGAGCCGGCTGAGATCTACACCCAGCTGTTTGACGGGGCGCGCGACGACCAAGTGCGGATCAACGCCACGTACATCCACCACGCCACCAGCACCCTTTACATGTCCAATCTCACGCTCAACGACACGGGCACGTACGAGTGCCGTGCCTCGAACGACCCCGACCGCAACGACCTGAGGAAGACGCCCAAAATCAAGTGGATCCGCTCCCAAGCGAACGTTTTAGTGTTCGAAAGTGAGTGA